A region of the Pseudomonadota bacterium genome:
ACCCTGCTCGCGTCCGGACAAGAACCCGTCGCCCCCGACGCCACCCACGCCGCCGAAACGCGCCTGGGCATAGAGGCGGCGATGGCGTCGCTGCCCTCGTCCGATCAGGAGGTTCTCACCCTGCGCGAGATGCTGTCGCTCTCCTACGAAGAGATAGCAGCCTCCCTCGCGGTGCCGCTGGGCACCGTGCGCAGCCGCCTCGCCAAGGCCCGCCAACGTCTCATCTCCGCCCTGCGTGGCACAGAAAAGGAGCG
Encoded here:
- a CDS encoding sigma-70 family RNA polymerase sigma factor; this encodes QHPRVRDPRAAHTWMLRIVTHRCRRLQRRQPVQSLETLLASGQEPVAPDATHAAETRLGIEAAMASLPSSDQEVLTLREMLSLSYEEIAASLAVPLGTVRSRLAKARQRLISALRGTEKERR